In Campylobacter showae, the genomic stretch AAATGCAAACGACAGCGACATGGCCGAATTTACGACCGCTCTTTGGCCGAATTTTACCAAATTTATCCCCTCTATCTCATCATCGTAAACGCCATCGTAAACATGCGGCGGCAGTGCGGTTTCGCCTCTAGCGCAAAGCATGGCGCAAAGCGCACTCTCGATGGCTCCCGCGGCTCCTAACGTGTGGCCGATCAGGGGCTTAACGGAGCTCGTAAAAACGCGCGGCATGAGCGAATGCACGATCTTTGCCTCGATTTTATCGTTTGCCTGCGTGCCGGTACCGTGTAAATTTACATAATCTACGCTGCTTAAATTTGCCGCCTGCAGCGCCTTTTGCACGCACTGCGTTTGCATCTGTCCGCTAAAATCAGGCTGCGTCATATGAAACGCGTCGCAGTTTGAGTGCTCGCCCGCGATAACGACGTTTGAGATTTCATCCCTGCTCGCCACGAAAAAGGCCGCGCCTTCGCCAATATTTATACCGTCGCGATTTTTAGAAAACGGATTGGTCTCGCGCGCGCTTAGGATGCCCAGACTATCAAAACCGTTAATCGTGAGCGTGTTTAAGCTATCCACACCGCCGCAGATCACGGCGTCGCAGATATCCGACTCCAGCAGCCTTTTTGCCGTTATTATCGCCTTGACGCCCGAGGTACAGGCGGTCGAGACAGAAAACGCAACCGAGCTAAGCCCATAAAAATCGGCGATAAATTCGGACGGATTGGCTAGAGAATTTCGGTTTATGCCAAATTTGGAAGCGTCGAAAAAACCGGTCGCGGCAAAATCCTTAAACGTTTCGTAGTTTTCCTCCACGCCGCTAGTAGTA encodes the following:
- a CDS encoding beta-ketoacyl synthase N-terminal-like domain-containing protein, with amino-acid sequence MIYVSKPAIISAAGADAEENFANLCGEKRFLSVCEGFRADKSFILGKVGAPLATFSQNTPKHLQTRTNVLVLSALLQIDKDVREAIKKYGKNRVGVVVGTTTSGVEENYETFKDFAATGFFDASKFGINRNSLANPSEFIADFYGLSSVAFSVSTACTSGVKAIITAKRLLESDICDAVICGGVDSLNTLTINGFDSLGILSARETNPFSKNRDGINIGEGAAFFVASRDEISNVVIAGEHSNCDAFHMTQPDFSGQMQTQCVQKALQAANLSSVDYVNLHGTGTQANDKIEAKIVHSLMPRVFTSSVKPLIGHTLGAAGAIESALCAMLCARGETALPPHVYDGVYDDEIEGINLVKFGQRAVVNSAMSLSFAFGGDNAAIVFGRAK